One segment of Pontibacter akesuensis DNA contains the following:
- a CDS encoding OmpA family protein: MKLKYTPFCIIAAAVLGFAPLAQGQSSLRKANKLYNNFEYTLALQEYQEAILKRKPELETAERIATSYRLTRQTEAAENWYGKVVAMTGRNPINLYYYAEALRSNGKYKEANEQYMQWAEEMPEQADRAQALMEATDQSIRWMSQPPVAEVTALPALSMNGFADFSPAAYGANGVVFTSDRGVSKAGKGAEVYGWTGRPYLQLFVAQQNEAGDWAKPEALQDVINTDYHNATAAAAKDGSKLYFTRTKQVPALGSVNADPTSWVKKDDQSDMVNRLEIFSAEKQGGSWSNIQPFTHNKVEEYSVGHPALSPDGKVLYFASDMPGGAGETDIYYSTLQADGSWGQPVNAGTVVNTAGRESFPYVDANGKLYFASDGHIGMGGMDMFSAEGETGKWRAAKNLGYPINSPKNDFGLLFTEPGTRGLLSSNRDSQNGTEDIYAFNVLQKPVVLAITTLGRFQNNKKKTVQEPLPETRVLAARKATTDSSVFITDANAKHFMDARTGNTYVFKGSKIGFLNMESGVAIPATAPDTVQVALIFDKNEVEKAIVLDNIYYDLDKWDIRADAAKELDKLATLLMNNPSVNIELSAHTDSRESQEYNQQLSEKRAKAAVDYLVTKGIEADRLTWKGYGKTRLVNKCATGVNCPEEEHQKNRRTEFTIKKN; encoded by the coding sequence ATGAAACTAAAATATACCCCCTTTTGCATTATAGCAGCCGCCGTGCTGGGCTTTGCGCCGCTGGCACAGGGTCAGTCCTCGTTGCGCAAAGCAAACAAACTGTACAACAACTTTGAGTATACGCTGGCACTGCAGGAGTACCAGGAGGCCATCCTGAAGCGCAAGCCGGAGCTGGAGACGGCAGAGCGCATTGCTACCTCCTACCGCCTGACACGCCAAACCGAGGCCGCCGAAAACTGGTATGGCAAAGTAGTGGCCATGACTGGGCGTAATCCGATTAACCTGTACTACTATGCCGAGGCGCTGCGTAGCAACGGCAAGTATAAAGAGGCCAATGAGCAGTACATGCAGTGGGCCGAAGAAATGCCTGAGCAGGCAGACCGCGCCCAGGCGCTGATGGAGGCTACGGACCAATCCATCCGGTGGATGAGCCAGCCCCCAGTGGCTGAGGTAACAGCGCTACCCGCCTTGAGCATGAATGGCTTTGCTGACTTTAGCCCTGCGGCTTACGGCGCAAACGGTGTTGTTTTCACATCAGATCGTGGCGTGAGTAAAGCAGGAAAGGGAGCAGAAGTATACGGATGGACAGGCCGCCCGTACCTGCAGCTCTTTGTGGCGCAGCAAAACGAGGCAGGCGACTGGGCAAAGCCAGAGGCACTGCAGGACGTGATAAACACTGATTACCACAATGCCACCGCGGCCGCTGCAAAAGACGGCAGCAAGTTATACTTTACCCGCACCAAGCAGGTGCCGGCACTCGGCAGCGTGAATGCCGACCCAACGAGCTGGGTAAAGAAGGATGACCAATCAGACATGGTGAACCGCCTGGAGATTTTCTCTGCCGAAAAGCAGGGAGGCTCCTGGAGCAACATACAGCCTTTTACCCATAATAAGGTAGAGGAATATTCGGTGGGGCATCCTGCCCTGTCGCCGGACGGGAAGGTGCTATACTTTGCGTCTGACATGCCTGGAGGAGCCGGTGAGACGGACATTTACTACAGCACCCTGCAGGCCGATGGCAGCTGGGGACAGCCGGTGAATGCCGGAACTGTGGTAAACACAGCCGGCCGTGAAAGCTTCCCTTATGTGGATGCGAACGGCAAGCTATACTTTGCTTCTGACGGGCACATAGGCATGGGGGGCATGGACATGTTCTCGGCCGAGGGCGAGACAGGGAAATGGCGTGCGGCCAAAAACCTGGGTTACCCGATCAACTCCCCAAAGAACGACTTTGGCCTGCTGTTCACCGAGCCGGGAACACGCGGCCTGCTGTCTTCTAACCGTGACTCGCAGAACGGTACCGAAGACATCTATGCATTCAATGTGCTGCAGAAGCCGGTTGTGCTGGCTATCACTACACTGGGACGCTTCCAGAACAACAAAAAGAAAACCGTGCAGGAGCCGCTTCCCGAAACGCGCGTACTGGCAGCCAGAAAAGCCACTACCGATTCAAGTGTTTTCATAACAGATGCAAATGCAAAGCACTTTATGGATGCACGCACTGGTAACACTTATGTATTTAAAGGTTCAAAAATAGGATTCCTGAACATGGAGTCTGGTGTAGCCATACCGGCTACGGCGCCGGATACAGTGCAGGTGGCGCTGATTTTTGATAAGAACGAGGTGGAGAAGGCCATTGTGCTGGACAACATTTACTACGACCTCGATAAGTGGGACATCCGTGCCGATGCGGCCAAAGAGCTGGACAAGCTAGCGACACTGTTGATGAACAACCCCTCTGTTAATATTGAGCTAAGTGCCCACACCGACAGCCGCGAGAGCCAGGAGTACAACCAGCAGCTCTCCGAGAAAAGGGCAAAGGCAGCCGTTGACTACCTGGTGACAAAAGGAATAGAGGCAGATCGCCTGACCTGGAAAGGCTACGGCAAAACAAGGCTGGTAAATAAGTGCGCAACCGGTGTGAACTGCCCCGAGGAGGAGCACCAGAAAAACCGCCGTACCGAATTCACTATCAAGAAGAATTAA
- a CDS encoding PQQ-dependent sugar dehydrogenase has translation MKTKTTLLALSMALLCSGAWAQDTKPPITASYQGNIFKPTVVAATDERVRQLKVPAGFTVSKFADNLNKPRMLAVHTDGTVYVTDRDKGTVTMLRDTNNDGKSDQQKVVATKKDMHGIALRNGKAYLMTVNDIFTADIKQDGTLGELKQLATGFPEAGQHADRTLEFGPDGMLYIQVGSTCNACEETHEENATLVQMKQDGSSRRVYARGLRNFIGFDWHPQTKELWGFDHGIDWLGDETQKEELNKIVDGGNYGWPYVFENGKPNLADEPPKGMSWEEYAKQTKFPAMLYDAHSAPMDFLFYTKSQFPADYRGDAFLTLHGSWNRSEPAGYKVVRVRFENGQPTKIDDFMTGFLVNNNKAVFGRVVGLAMHNDGSLLIADDANGVIYRVAHKGK, from the coding sequence ATGAAAACAAAAACTACACTGCTGGCCCTCAGCATGGCCCTGCTTTGTTCGGGCGCTTGGGCGCAGGACACCAAACCACCGATCACAGCCTCTTACCAAGGGAATATTTTTAAACCCACTGTGGTAGCAGCCACCGACGAACGCGTGCGGCAACTGAAAGTACCGGCAGGCTTTACCGTCTCTAAGTTTGCTGATAACCTGAACAAGCCCCGAATGCTGGCGGTGCACACCGACGGCACAGTCTATGTTACCGACCGCGACAAGGGAACTGTGACCATGCTCCGCGACACGAACAACGATGGAAAATCAGACCAGCAAAAGGTTGTGGCTACCAAGAAGGACATGCACGGCATAGCCCTCCGGAACGGCAAAGCTTACCTGATGACCGTGAATGACATTTTCACGGCTGATATAAAGCAGGACGGCACACTGGGCGAACTGAAGCAGCTTGCCACTGGGTTCCCCGAGGCTGGCCAGCATGCTGACCGCACGCTTGAGTTCGGGCCCGACGGCATGCTGTACATCCAGGTGGGCAGCACCTGCAACGCCTGCGAGGAGACGCACGAAGAAAACGCCACCCTGGTGCAGATGAAGCAAGATGGCTCCAGTCGCCGCGTCTACGCCAGGGGCCTCCGCAACTTCATCGGCTTTGACTGGCACCCGCAAACGAAAGAGCTCTGGGGCTTTGACCATGGCATTGACTGGCTCGGGGACGAAACGCAGAAAGAGGAGCTAAACAAGATCGTGGACGGCGGCAACTACGGCTGGCCTTATGTATTTGAGAATGGAAAGCCGAACCTGGCAGATGAGCCGCCAAAGGGAATGAGCTGGGAGGAGTACGCCAAGCAGACAAAATTCCCGGCCATGCTATACGATGCCCACAGCGCCCCGATGGATTTTCTTTTCTATACTAAGTCCCAGTTTCCGGCAGATTACAGGGGAGATGCCTTCCTCACCCTGCATGGCTCGTGGAACCGAAGCGAGCCCGCTGGCTACAAAGTAGTGCGTGTGCGGTTTGAGAACGGGCAGCCGACTAAAATAGATGATTTCATGACCGGTTTTTTAGTGAACAACAACAAAGCCGTTTTTGGGCGCGTAGTGGGCCTGGCCATGCACAACGATGGCTCTTTGCTGATTGCCGATGATGCGAATGGCGTTATATACCGCGTGGCGCACAAAGGAAAGTGA
- a CDS encoding TonB-dependent receptor domain-containing protein yields MTKINYLLILSLFILMALPFTLQAQELRGRVLNAQTQQPLRGVTVSVDGKAFTLSGETGYFEAELTSVNAPVILSYIGFKTDTVYWSEGYDGSVIEVLLQPKGAVLQEVQVQGYETNRPLLQTAGAISLIEREVITRFDESSLVRAVNTVPGVRMEERAPASYRLSIRGSSLRSPYGIRNVKVYYDGIPFTEANGTTALNLLDAGNIGRMEILKGPTASIYGAGTGGTVLLEPRRAAPGEASLEVGATFGSYGFQRQTATASIGAENSSILVQYTRQTYDGYRQQSAIDRDVLLISSQFTPTDKRTISANLIYSNLYYELPGGLTQEQYAQDPRQARGGQFGSVAQNASLDLEGINVGLKQEYRFSEDFRNTTSVYGLHKFKDNPFNTDYERNANQEFGGRTSFVLDASLGSIATAFTLGGEFQRGFEVARTYDNNGGTTGNLRTDDEVVSKAGFLFAQAEFELPSDIIATAALSLNDTRYEITRLQQVASGNYIYKRDFEAVLSPRVALLKQLTDKISIHASVSSGFSPPTEEEILTSDGQLNEALEAEKGTNYEVGVRGFMLADKLSFDVVGFYFNLNETIVSRQDVSSVAVFRNVGSTDQKGLETSIGYTLLDEPTQPLSLLKVWGSYTYSHFRFKEYQQNETDYSGNDLTGVAPHAATAGIDLTTRFGLYFNLTANYVDEIPLNDENTVYADSYLVAGARLGLKRQLGAHFGLEVFGGVDNLTDEKYSLGNDLNAFGGRYFQAAPDRNYYTGLSLKYTL; encoded by the coding sequence ATGACCAAGATTAACTACCTCCTTATACTTTCCCTCTTTATTCTGATGGCACTTCCCTTTACCCTGCAGGCGCAGGAGCTGCGGGGGCGCGTGCTGAATGCCCAGACACAGCAGCCGTTACGGGGCGTAACCGTGAGTGTAGATGGAAAGGCTTTCACGTTGAGCGGCGAGACCGGCTACTTTGAGGCGGAGCTGACAAGCGTGAACGCACCGGTTATACTTTCCTATATTGGTTTTAAGACAGACACCGTGTACTGGAGCGAGGGGTATGATGGCTCGGTGATAGAGGTGTTGCTGCAACCTAAAGGTGCTGTGCTGCAGGAAGTGCAGGTGCAGGGCTACGAGACAAACCGGCCCTTGCTGCAAACGGCGGGCGCCATCAGTTTAATTGAGCGGGAGGTAATCACCCGTTTTGACGAAAGCTCCCTGGTGCGGGCCGTGAACACCGTGCCGGGCGTGCGCATGGAAGAGCGCGCTCCGGCCAGTTACCGCCTGTCCATCCGGGGAAGCAGCCTACGCTCGCCGTACGGTATCCGGAACGTAAAAGTATACTACGATGGTATCCCGTTTACCGAGGCCAACGGTACCACAGCGCTAAACTTGCTGGATGCCGGCAACATCGGCCGGATGGAAATCCTCAAAGGACCGACGGCAAGCATCTACGGCGCCGGAACCGGCGGCACCGTATTGCTGGAGCCGCGTCGTGCCGCTCCCGGCGAAGCCTCTTTGGAAGTAGGCGCCACGTTTGGCTCCTATGGTTTTCAGCGTCAAACGGCCACGGCCAGCATCGGCGCCGAAAACAGCAGCATTCTGGTGCAGTACACGCGGCAAACGTATGATGGCTATCGGCAGCAGTCGGCCATTGATCGCGACGTGCTGTTGATCAGCTCGCAGTTTACGCCCACCGACAAGCGCACCATCTCGGCAAACCTCATCTACTCCAACTTATACTATGAGTTGCCGGGCGGACTCACGCAGGAGCAGTATGCGCAGGACCCGCGGCAGGCACGGGGAGGGCAGTTCGGAAGTGTGGCACAAAATGCCTCTCTCGATTTGGAAGGTATCAACGTGGGGCTGAAGCAGGAGTACAGGTTCAGCGAGGACTTCCGGAATACCACATCGGTATATGGCCTGCATAAGTTCAAGGATAATCCCTTTAACACAGACTATGAGCGCAACGCAAACCAGGAATTTGGCGGCCGCACCAGCTTTGTGCTCGATGCCAGCCTGGGAAGTATAGCCACGGCCTTTACCCTGGGAGGGGAGTTTCAGCGGGGGTTTGAAGTGGCCCGCACCTACGACAACAACGGCGGCACGACCGGCAACCTGCGCACCGACGATGAAGTGGTCTCGAAGGCAGGTTTTCTGTTTGCTCAGGCCGAGTTTGAGTTACCTTCGGACATAATTGCCACGGCAGCGCTTAGCTTAAACGACACCCGGTATGAGATCACGCGCCTGCAGCAGGTGGCCTCCGGCAACTACATTTACAAACGCGATTTTGAGGCTGTGCTTTCCCCACGCGTGGCGCTACTAAAGCAACTGACAGATAAAATATCAATACACGCCAGCGTGAGTTCCGGCTTTTCGCCACCCACCGAGGAGGAAATCCTGACATCTGACGGGCAGCTGAACGAGGCGCTGGAGGCTGAGAAGGGCACCAACTATGAGGTAGGCGTTCGCGGGTTTATGCTGGCCGATAAGCTGAGCTTTGATGTGGTAGGTTTCTACTTCAACCTAAACGAAACGATTGTGAGCCGGCAGGATGTATCGAGTGTGGCGGTGTTCCGCAACGTGGGCAGCACCGATCAGAAAGGCCTTGAGACAAGTATAGGCTACACACTTCTCGACGAGCCGACGCAGCCGCTAAGCCTGCTGAAAGTATGGGGCAGCTACACGTACAGCCATTTCAGGTTTAAGGAATACCAGCAGAACGAAACAGATTACTCCGGTAACGACCTGACCGGCGTGGCGCCACATGCCGCCACCGCAGGCATTGACCTGACCACCCGTTTCGGTTTATACTTCAACCTGACGGCGAATTATGTGGATGAGATACCGCTGAACGATGAGAACACGGTGTATGCCGACAGCTACCTGGTGGCAGGCGCAAGGCTTGGGCTGAAGCGGCAATTGGGCGCGCACTTTGGGCTGGAGGTATTCGGCGGCGTAGATAACCTGACCGATGAAAAGTATAGCCTGGGCAATGACCTCAACGCTTTTGGCGGACGCTATTTCCAAGCAGCACCGGACCGAAACTACTACACCGGCCTGAGTCTGAAGTATACCTTGTAA
- a CDS encoding DUF4136 domain-containing protein: MKTSPLYLLLLPLLFILSGCVRIATETEYTYNPAIDFKKFQTFDWHRTEVPQPVAGGAGAQFSLLLDQRIKESVASELVKEGLRPDINNPGLLVAYDIAVDNKQLETKDYTFPEGFGYGYSYWYGYRYRYTTDGLPGYQPIQSYAPGTLVIDIIDPTTNQLLWRGYSRASLDPTAADDTRISYVVANIMSQFPPVPSAIR, encoded by the coding sequence ATGAAAACAAGCCCCCTCTACCTACTACTCCTGCCTTTACTTTTCATCCTCTCCGGCTGCGTCAGAATTGCCACTGAAACTGAATATACCTACAACCCTGCCATCGATTTTAAAAAGTTTCAGACCTTTGACTGGCACAGAACTGAGGTACCCCAGCCTGTTGCCGGTGGAGCCGGTGCCCAGTTCAGCCTGTTGCTGGACCAGCGCATAAAAGAGTCGGTGGCAAGTGAATTGGTAAAGGAGGGCCTTAGGCCGGACATCAACAACCCCGGCCTCCTGGTTGCCTACGATATTGCGGTAGACAACAAACAGTTGGAGACAAAGGATTATACTTTCCCGGAGGGGTTCGGGTATGGCTACAGCTACTGGTACGGCTACCGTTACCGCTACACTACGGACGGCCTTCCCGGCTATCAACCTATCCAGAGCTATGCCCCGGGCACACTGGTGATAGACATCATTGACCCAACGACAAACCAGCTTTTGTGGCGCGGCTACTCGCGTGCCAGCCTGGATCCCACTGCTGCCGATGATACGCGCATCAGCTACGTGGTGGCCAACATCATGTCGCAGTTTCCGCCTGTTCCTTCGGCTATCCGGTAA
- the gcvP gene encoding aminomethyl-transferring glycine dehydrogenase: MIFKTKPADVFKERHNGPDKEQMQDMLRTIGVDTLDQLIDETVPAAIRLKKPLNLPAALSEKDFLKQFGEIARKNKVYKSYIGLGYNDTIVPPVILRNIMENPGWYTAYTPYQAEIAQGRLEALINYQTMVMDLTGMEIANASLLDEGTAASEAMAMFYSQRKGSRKNATRFFVSEQVLPQTIDILLSRATPLNIELVIGDHRTADLQDETLFGALLQYPAADGSVFDYTDLIAKAHEQDMLVAVAADILSLTLLTPPGEMGADVVVGTTQRFGVPMGFGGPHAAFFATKDAFKRVIPGRIIGISVDAAGDKAYRMALQTREQHIRREKATSNICTAQVLLAVMSGMYAVYHGPRRLKYIGLNTHALAQQLENGLKALGFEQLNEQYFDTLNVAVESADMQQAIRTEAEAAGINFRYFNTTNIGISLNQNTELQDVKDILAVFAKVAGKSADVLSINELPEETEITWADSLIRKSDYLQQDVFNKHHSEHEMLRYMKHLENKDISLVHSMIPLGSCTMKLNATAEMIPVTWPEIGQLHPFAPADQTLGYKQIFADLEAWLCEVTRFDAVSLQPNSGAQGEYAGLMVIRAYHESRGDQHRNIALIPSSAHGTNPASAVMAGMKVVIVKCDEKGNIDVADLRAKAEQHKNELSCLMVTYPSTHGVYEESIIEICQIIHDNGGRVYMDGANMNAQVGLTSPAHIGADVCHLNLHKTFCIPHGGGGPGMGPIGVVKDLAPFLPGHAVVDLGRDEAINAISAAPWGSASILPISYAYIAMMGGEGLTEATKVAILNANYIKARLEKHYPVLYVGANGRCAHEMILDCRGFKKAGVEVEDIAKRLMDYGFHAPTVSFPVAGTLMVEPTESEAQEELDRFCDVMISIREEIREIEEGKADQKENVLKHAPHTLKVVMAENWERPYSREKAVFPMAYLRDNKVWPTVSRIDSAYGDRNLVCSCAPTEAYNENNNEMVAVG, from the coding sequence ATGATTTTTAAAACCAAACCTGCGGATGTATTCAAGGAGCGCCACAACGGCCCCGACAAAGAGCAGATGCAGGACATGCTACGCACTATCGGCGTAGACACTCTGGATCAACTGATCGACGAGACGGTACCTGCGGCCATTCGCCTCAAAAAGCCGCTCAACCTTCCGGCAGCGCTTTCCGAGAAAGACTTCCTGAAGCAGTTCGGGGAGATCGCCAGGAAAAACAAAGTATACAAGTCGTACATTGGCCTTGGCTACAACGACACCATCGTGCCACCGGTTATACTTCGTAATATTATGGAGAACCCGGGCTGGTACACCGCTTATACGCCTTACCAGGCTGAGATTGCTCAGGGCCGTTTGGAGGCACTGATCAATTACCAGACCATGGTGATGGATTTGACTGGGATGGAAATTGCCAACGCCTCTTTGTTGGATGAGGGCACTGCCGCCTCCGAGGCCATGGCTATGTTCTACTCTCAGCGTAAAGGCTCCCGCAAAAACGCAACCCGCTTCTTTGTATCTGAGCAGGTGCTGCCGCAGACTATCGACATTTTGCTTTCCCGTGCCACGCCGCTTAACATCGAGCTGGTAATCGGCGACCACCGCACAGCCGACCTGCAGGACGAGACGCTGTTTGGCGCACTGCTGCAGTACCCGGCTGCCGATGGTTCCGTGTTTGATTATACTGACCTGATTGCAAAGGCACACGAGCAGGACATGCTGGTTGCCGTTGCAGCAGATATCTTATCACTTACCTTATTAACACCTCCGGGTGAGATGGGTGCCGATGTTGTGGTAGGTACCACCCAGCGTTTCGGTGTACCGATGGGCTTTGGCGGACCGCATGCCGCTTTCTTTGCTACGAAAGACGCTTTCAAGCGCGTGATTCCAGGCCGTATTATCGGTATATCGGTAGACGCAGCCGGCGACAAGGCATATCGCATGGCCCTGCAGACGCGTGAGCAGCACATTCGCCGTGAGAAAGCAACTTCTAACATCTGTACCGCTCAGGTATTACTGGCGGTGATGTCAGGGATGTATGCCGTGTACCATGGCCCGCGCCGCCTGAAGTATATAGGACTGAACACGCACGCGCTGGCACAGCAACTGGAGAATGGCTTGAAAGCATTGGGCTTTGAGCAGCTGAACGAGCAGTACTTCGATACGCTGAATGTGGCGGTGGAAAGTGCCGACATGCAGCAGGCGATCCGTACCGAGGCAGAAGCCGCTGGCATCAACTTCCGCTATTTCAACACCACCAACATCGGCATCTCGCTTAACCAGAACACAGAACTGCAGGATGTAAAAGACATTTTGGCGGTATTCGCAAAAGTGGCTGGCAAGTCTGCTGATGTATTAAGTATAAACGAACTGCCCGAGGAAACCGAGATTACGTGGGCTGATAGCCTGATCCGTAAAAGCGATTACCTGCAGCAGGACGTATTTAACAAGCATCACTCGGAGCACGAGATGCTGCGCTACATGAAGCACCTGGAGAACAAGGACATTTCTCTTGTTCACTCGATGATTCCGCTGGGCTCCTGCACCATGAAGCTAAATGCAACGGCCGAGATGATTCCGGTAACATGGCCGGAGATTGGGCAGCTGCACCCGTTTGCCCCTGCTGATCAGACATTGGGTTATAAGCAGATCTTCGCTGATCTGGAGGCATGGTTGTGTGAGGTAACACGCTTTGATGCGGTATCGCTGCAGCCGAACTCTGGTGCGCAAGGCGAGTATGCGGGCCTGATGGTGATTCGTGCCTATCATGAGTCACGTGGCGACCAGCACCGTAACATTGCCCTGATCCCTTCTTCTGCACATGGTACTAACCCGGCTTCTGCGGTTATGGCCGGCATGAAAGTGGTGATCGTGAAGTGCGATGAGAAAGGCAACATTGATGTAGCTGACCTGCGCGCGAAGGCTGAGCAGCACAAGAACGAGCTGTCTTGCCTGATGGTAACCTACCCATCTACCCACGGGGTGTATGAGGAAAGCATCATCGAGATCTGCCAGATCATACATGACAACGGCGGCCGTGTTTATATGGACGGTGCCAACATGAACGCCCAGGTTGGTCTTACTTCCCCGGCACACATTGGTGCTGACGTTTGCCACCTGAACCTGCACAAGACCTTCTGCATTCCTCACGGTGGCGGTGGTCCTGGCATGGGCCCGATTGGTGTAGTAAAAGATTTGGCGCCGTTCCTACCTGGCCACGCGGTGGTTGATCTGGGACGTGATGAGGCGATCAATGCTATCTCGGCGGCGCCTTGGGGTTCTGCTTCTATCCTGCCTATCTCCTATGCCTACATTGCAATGATGGGCGGTGAAGGCTTGACAGAGGCAACGAAAGTAGCGATTCTGAATGCCAACTACATCAAAGCCAGACTGGAGAAGCACTACCCGGTATTGTATGTTGGTGCCAACGGACGTTGCGCCCACGAAATGATCCTGGATTGCCGTGGCTTCAAGAAGGCAGGTGTAGAAGTAGAAGATATCGCCAAGCGTTTGATGGACTATGGCTTCCATGCGCCAACAGTATCTTTCCCGGTAGCGGGCACGCTGATGGTAGAGCCAACAGAGTCAGAGGCACAGGAAGAACTGGACAGATTCTGCGATGTAATGATCTCTATCCGCGAGGAGATTCGTGAGATTGAGGAAGGCAAAGCAGACCAGAAGGAAAACGTGCTGAAGCATGCGCCGCATACGTTGAAAGTGGTGATGGCAGAGAACTGGGAAAGACCATACAGCCGTGAAAAAGCTGTGTTCCCGATGGCTTACCTGCGCGACAACAAAGTATGGCCAACCGTTAGCCGCATCGACAGCGCGTACGGCGACCGTAACCTGGTTTGCTCTTGCGCACCGACAGAGGCCTACAACGAGAATAACAACGAAATGGTAGCTGTAGGATAA
- a CDS encoding NAD(P)-dependent oxidoreductase: protein MSKLKIGIIKEGKIPVDKRVPLTPKKCVEALQEFPEMEVAVQPSDIRCFTDAEYQELGIPLQQDLTDCDVLMGVKEVPVEQLIPNKTYLFFSHTIKEQPQNAKLLRAILDKNITLIDYELLKSSDGQRVVAFGRYAGIVGAYNGMLTYGRKHGLFNLKPAYLCHEMEDMQEEYFKVKLPPIKIAVTGGGRVAGGAMEVLDKMEIRKVSVFDFLYKQFTEPVYAQLHSGDYNTRPDVEVWDSPDFYTNPHLYKSTFRKFTRVTDLLLACAYWNPKAPKLFTEEEARNADFRIDTIADITCDVGGSIPVTKRSTTITEPAFDYNPQTAALEPPYSRPDNITVMAVDNLPCELPRNASRDFGRHLIDNVLPHFFNNDAEEMLERATIAKGGKLTERYRYLQAYADSAANNKERQEAV, encoded by the coding sequence ATGAGCAAACTAAAGATTGGCATCATCAAAGAAGGAAAAATACCTGTGGACAAACGGGTGCCACTCACGCCCAAAAAGTGCGTGGAGGCCCTGCAGGAGTTTCCGGAGATGGAGGTGGCAGTGCAGCCCAGCGACATCCGCTGCTTTACCGATGCGGAGTACCAGGAACTGGGCATCCCGTTGCAGCAGGATTTAACCGATTGCGATGTGCTGATGGGCGTGAAGGAGGTGCCGGTGGAGCAGCTCATTCCGAATAAAACCTACCTCTTCTTCTCCCATACGATAAAAGAGCAGCCGCAAAATGCGAAACTGCTCCGCGCCATACTAGACAAGAACATCACCCTGATAGATTATGAGCTGCTGAAGTCGAGTGATGGCCAGCGGGTGGTGGCTTTCGGGCGCTATGCTGGTATCGTAGGCGCTTATAACGGCATGCTGACCTACGGAAGGAAGCACGGGCTCTTCAACCTGAAGCCCGCCTACCTCTGCCACGAGATGGAAGACATGCAGGAGGAGTACTTTAAGGTGAAGCTGCCGCCGATAAAAATTGCCGTTACCGGTGGCGGGCGTGTGGCGGGCGGTGCCATGGAGGTGCTGGATAAGATGGAAATCCGGAAAGTAAGTGTGTTCGACTTTCTGTACAAGCAGTTCACCGAGCCCGTTTATGCCCAGCTGCACTCCGGCGACTACAACACGCGGCCAGATGTGGAAGTATGGGACTCGCCGGATTTCTACACCAACCCGCACTTATATAAGAGTACCTTCCGCAAGTTCACCCGTGTCACCGACCTGTTGCTGGCTTGCGCCTACTGGAACCCCAAAGCCCCAAAGCTGTTCACCGAGGAAGAAGCCAGGAATGCTGACTTCAGGATAGACACCATTGCTGATATTACCTGTGATGTGGGCGGCTCCATACCTGTCACCAAGCGCTCCACCACCATTACCGAACCCGCATTCGATTACAACCCCCAGACAGCAGCGCTGGAGCCGCCCTACTCCAGGCCTGATAACATCACGGTAATGGCTGTTGATAACCTTCCCTGCGAGTTGCCGCGCAATGCCTCCCGCGACTTCGGCCGCCACCTGATAGATAACGTGCTGCCACACTTTTTTAATAATGATGCAGAAGAAATGCTGGAGCGGGCAACCATCGCCAAAGGCGGAAAGTTAACTGAGCGCTACCGTTACCTGCAAGCCTACGCCGACAGTGCCGCTAATAATAAGGAGAGGCAGGAGGCGGTATAG